In Ammoniphilus sp. CFH 90114, a single window of DNA contains:
- the rpoN gene encoding RNA polymerase factor sigma-54 — protein MQMGYGLYQEQSMKLVMTPELRQAITILQFSALDLLDYINQQLSENPVIEPLDMEINRQTETKNTNDGTGDVDWSEYIRASSQGDYVGSNVRSHENEYNPLDWVVRNDHSLERHLSEQLSYIKELPEIIREVSKYIIGNLDEKGYLELALEQVAQTLNVDLEEVEQALWIVQSLEPRGVGARDLKECLIIQLEYAGEKDSLAFAIVEKYLTDLADGRISKIAGDLQVTPQDIQVAADFIRSLNPRPGSDYYRDEPRYIIPDVTVEKVEDEYIILVNDSTSPRLSISSHYERLLKQDENAKKYIHDKMNSALWLIKSIEQRRMTIYKVTEAIVKEQREFFEKGIAYLKPMNLKEIADIVDLHESTISRATNNKYVQTPRGVFELKYFFSSGLTTASGDATSSESVKAKLKQFIDQEDRKKPLSDQKLCELLNETGIEISRRTVAKYREELGILSSAKRKRY, from the coding sequence ATGCAGATGGGGTACGGGCTCTATCAAGAGCAATCAATGAAATTAGTGATGACGCCAGAACTGCGTCAGGCGATCACGATTCTTCAATTTTCCGCATTAGATTTACTGGATTACATTAATCAACAACTTAGCGAGAATCCAGTTATTGAACCATTAGATATGGAAATAAACAGGCAGACAGAGACCAAGAATACCAACGATGGAACAGGAGATGTGGACTGGTCGGAATACATTCGTGCATCGTCCCAGGGGGACTATGTGGGGAGCAATGTACGTTCGCATGAAAACGAATACAATCCATTGGATTGGGTCGTTCGCAATGATCACTCTTTAGAGAGGCATCTATCTGAACAGCTATCTTATATTAAGGAATTACCGGAGATAATTAGAGAAGTTTCTAAATATATCATTGGCAACTTAGATGAGAAGGGGTATCTAGAGCTAGCTCTCGAACAGGTTGCTCAAACGTTAAATGTAGATCTCGAAGAAGTCGAGCAAGCACTCTGGATTGTACAGAGTTTAGAGCCCAGAGGCGTTGGGGCGAGAGATCTCAAAGAATGTCTCATTATTCAACTAGAGTATGCAGGGGAAAAGGATTCTCTTGCTTTTGCAATCGTGGAGAAATATCTAACAGACTTGGCGGATGGACGAATTAGTAAGATTGCTGGGGACTTACAGGTTACGCCCCAAGATATTCAGGTCGCAGCTGACTTCATTCGCTCGCTCAACCCTAGACCTGGTTCGGATTATTATCGTGATGAGCCCCGATATATTATTCCAGATGTAACAGTCGAGAAAGTAGAAGATGAATACATTATCCTTGTGAACGATTCAACCTCTCCACGCTTAAGCATCAGCAGTCACTACGAGAGATTGTTGAAGCAAGATGAGAACGCCAAGAAATATATCCATGATAAGATGAACTCAGCCCTCTGGCTCATTAAGAGTATTGAACAACGTAGGATGACCATTTATAAAGTAACAGAAGCGATTGTGAAAGAGCAGAGAGAGTTTTTCGAAAAGGGGATTGCTTATCTAAAGCCGATGAATTTAAAAGAAATTGCCGATATTGTTGACCTTCATGAATCAACGATTAGTCGTGCAACGAATAATAAGTATGTACAAACTCCGAGAGGAGTCTTTGAACTGAAGTATTTCTTCTCCTCTGGACTCACCACGGCGAGTGGGGATGCCACCTCTTCGGAAAGTGTAAAAGCGAAGCTCAAACAATTCATCGATCAGGAAGACCGCAAGAAGCCTCTGTCTGATCAGAAGCTTTGTGAATTGCTTAATGAAACTGGTATTGAGATATCCCGTAGGACGGTAGCCAAGTACAGAGAAGAATTAGGCATTCTATCGTCAGCTAAAAGAAAGAGGTATTAA
- a CDS encoding glutaredoxin family protein, whose translation MSPFQITIFTRDGCCLCDDVKERVQRVAEDYPIELQMFDITTDEEIYELYKWTIPVVHINGEEVFVSKMAELWLRRELDLRMEKEK comes from the coding sequence ATGTCGCCTTTTCAAATTACGATCTTTACCCGGGACGGCTGCTGTCTCTGTGACGATGTGAAGGAACGCGTGCAACGGGTAGCTGAAGATTATCCGATTGAGTTGCAGATGTTTGACATAACTACGGATGAAGAAATTTATGAATTGTATAAATGGACGATACCCGTTGTTCATATTAACGGTGAAGAGGTTTTCGTATCTAAGATGGCGGAACTTTGGCTGCGAAGAGAGCTGGATTTGAGAATGGAAAAAGAAAAATAA
- the gap gene encoding type I glyceraldehyde-3-phosphate dehydrogenase codes for MVKVGINGFGRIGRNVFRAALNHPEVEIVAVNDLTDASTLAHLLKYDSIHGRLDADVKAGNGYISVNGKEIKVLAERDPAGLPWGELGVDIVVESTGRFTKREDAAKHMEAGAKKVIISAPGSNEDITIVLGVNEEKYDAANHHVISNASCTTNCLAPFAKVINDKFGIRRGLMTTVHSYTNDQQILDLPHKDLRRARAAAESIIPTSTGAAKAVGLVLPELKGKLNGFAMRVPTPNVSVVDLVLELEQDVTLEEVNGALKEAAEGRLKGIMAYSEEPLVSVDYNGDPHSSSIDALSTMVLEGNMVKVVSWYDNEWGYSCRVVDLADYIAKKGL; via the coding sequence ATGGTTAAGGTAGGAATTAACGGATTCGGTAGGATCGGAAGAAACGTATTTCGTGCAGCTCTGAATCATCCTGAAGTAGAAATCGTTGCCGTTAACGATTTAACGGATGCAAGTACATTGGCTCACCTGCTCAAGTATGACAGTATTCACGGCCGACTGGATGCAGATGTAAAAGCAGGGAATGGCTATATATCTGTAAATGGCAAGGAAATTAAGGTTTTAGCAGAGCGTGATCCAGCCGGTCTTCCATGGGGAGAGCTTGGAGTGGATATTGTCGTGGAGTCGACGGGTCGTTTTACGAAGCGTGAGGACGCAGCGAAGCATATGGAGGCCGGTGCCAAGAAGGTCATTATCTCGGCTCCTGGATCCAATGAAGATATTACCATAGTTTTGGGTGTTAATGAGGAGAAATACGATGCTGCAAACCATCATGTGATTTCCAATGCCTCTTGTACAACGAACTGCTTAGCTCCTTTTGCTAAAGTCATCAATGATAAATTCGGTATTCGTCGTGGACTTATGACGACCGTGCACTCGTATACGAATGACCAACAGATCTTAGATCTTCCACATAAGGACCTCCGCCGTGCGCGTGCTGCCGCAGAAAGCATTATTCCTACATCTACCGGAGCGGCGAAAGCAGTAGGATTAGTTCTTCCAGAACTGAAAGGGAAATTGAACGGTTTTGCCATGAGGGTTCCCACTCCGAACGTATCCGTCGTAGATCTTGTTCTTGAACTAGAGCAGGACGTCACCTTAGAAGAAGTCAATGGCGCCTTGAAGGAAGCGGCGGAAGGCCGATTGAAGGGTATCATGGCTTACTCTGAGGAACCACTTGTTTCCGTTGATTACAACGGGGATCCACATTCCTCTAGCATTGATGCTTTGTCCACTATGGTACTAGAGGGGAACATGGTCAAGGTTGTCTCTTGGTACGATAATGAATGGGGTTATTCTTGTCGTGTAGTAGATTTAGCGGATTATATTGCCAAAAAGGGTTTGTAA
- the pgk gene encoding phosphoglycerate kinase, whose protein sequence is MQKKTIRDVDVAGKRVFCRVDFNVPMSEGTITDDTRIRAAVPTIQYLKDQGAKVILASHLGRPKGTVVEEMRLTAVAQRLSELLGSPVSKTEEVVGEAVASQVTAMQNGDVLLLENVRFMSGEEKNDPELAKQFAEIADLFVNDAFGAAHRAHASTEGIGHYIPAVSGFLMEKELEFLGGALSNPERPFTAIIGGAKVKDKIGVIESLLDKVDNLILGGGLANTFIKAQGFDVGASLLEEDKVELAASFIQKAKEKGVQFYIPTDCIVADRFSNDANTQAVSVSAIPEGWQALDIGPETAERYQKVVADSKTVVWNGPMGVFEMEAFMKGTEAIAQAMVNVQGTTIIGGGDSVAAVEKAGVAEKMSHISTGGGASLEFMEGKKLPGVTVLEDK, encoded by the coding sequence ATGCAGAAAAAGACAATTCGAGATGTGGATGTGGCGGGAAAGAGAGTTTTTTGTCGTGTGGATTTTAATGTACCAATGAGCGAGGGGACTATCACGGATGATACTCGAATTCGTGCCGCGGTACCCACGATTCAATACCTAAAGGACCAAGGTGCTAAGGTTATTCTTGCTAGTCACTTGGGCCGACCTAAGGGAACAGTCGTTGAAGAAATGAGACTGACAGCTGTAGCACAGAGACTATCTGAATTGTTGGGAAGTCCAGTAAGCAAGACGGAGGAAGTGGTGGGAGAGGCGGTCGCATCTCAAGTCACAGCCATGCAAAATGGGGACGTCCTCTTGTTAGAGAATGTACGTTTTATGTCAGGGGAAGAGAAGAATGACCCCGAGTTAGCGAAGCAGTTTGCGGAGATTGCTGATTTATTCGTGAATGACGCGTTCGGAGCGGCACACCGTGCGCACGCTTCTACAGAAGGTATTGGACATTACATACCTGCCGTTTCCGGATTTTTAATGGAAAAGGAACTAGAATTTCTTGGTGGTGCCCTCTCCAACCCGGAGCGTCCTTTTACCGCGATTATCGGCGGCGCGAAGGTGAAGGATAAAATTGGCGTAATTGAAAGTCTGCTGGATAAAGTGGACAACCTAATTCTTGGTGGAGGGTTAGCGAATACCTTCATAAAGGCACAAGGATTTGACGTTGGGGCTTCTCTACTTGAAGAGGATAAGGTAGAATTGGCTGCTTCCTTTATCCAAAAGGCAAAGGAAAAAGGCGTTCAATTCTACATTCCGACCGATTGTATTGTCGCGGATCGGTTCTCGAACGATGCTAACACCCAAGCCGTATCGGTCAGTGCGATTCCAGAAGGATGGCAAGCGTTGGATATCGGACCTGAGACGGCAGAACGCTACCAGAAGGTGGTTGCCGATTCCAAGACGGTGGTTTGGAACGGGCCGATGGGCGTATTCGAGATGGAGGCGTTCATGAAGGGTACGGAGGCGATTGCCCAAGCGATGGTGAATGTACAAGGAACCACCATTATTGGCGGCGGTGATTCCGTTGCTGCAGTGGAGAAAGCAGGAGTCGCAGAGAAGATGTCCCATATCTCTACGGGTGGCGGAGCTTCATTAGAATTTATGGAAGGAAAGAAACTTCCGGGAGTTACCGTACTGGAAGATAAATAG
- the tpiA gene encoding triose-phosphate isomerase translates to MRIPILAGNWKMFKTIAEAKKFAEAMPVQGDRVEAIICAPYTMLPALSEALSGKNIALGAQNIHWAEEGAFTGEISPLMLQELGVKYAIIGHSERRAYFGETDETVNQRLHAALKHGIVPIVCVGEDLEQREANQTKEVVKVQMEAAMKDVSSEQMVTMVIAYEPIWAIGTGKTSSAEEAGEVIGFIRQLIADQYDQNIANQVRIQYGGSVKPDNIAGFMLQSDIDGALVGGASLQPDSFLALLKGAEQ, encoded by the coding sequence ATGAGAATTCCAATCCTAGCAGGAAACTGGAAAATGTTCAAGACGATCGCAGAGGCAAAGAAGTTCGCAGAAGCTATGCCTGTCCAGGGAGACCGGGTAGAAGCTATTATATGTGCACCTTATACTATGCTGCCAGCGTTATCTGAAGCTCTTTCTGGTAAGAACATTGCCCTTGGCGCCCAGAACATTCACTGGGCAGAGGAAGGAGCTTTTACAGGTGAGATCAGTCCCTTAATGCTCCAAGAGTTAGGCGTAAAATATGCTATCATTGGCCATTCTGAACGTCGAGCTTATTTTGGAGAGACGGATGAAACGGTCAATCAGCGCCTTCATGCTGCCTTGAAGCATGGAATCGTTCCTATCGTATGTGTAGGGGAAGACTTGGAGCAAAGAGAAGCGAATCAGACGAAGGAAGTTGTAAAGGTGCAGATGGAAGCCGCCATGAAGGATGTTAGCTCAGAGCAGATGGTGACCATGGTTATTGCTTATGAACCGATCTGGGCGATTGGTACGGGGAAGACTTCTTCTGCCGAGGAGGCGGGTGAGGTTATTGGCTTTATCCGCCAACTCATCGCTGACCAATATGATCAGAACATTGCAAATCAAGTGCGAATCCAATATGGTGGAAGCGTGAAGCCTGATAATATTGCAGGTTTTATGTTGCAGAGTGATATTGACGGTGCGTTGGTCGGCGGTGCAAGCTTACAGCCTGATTCCTTCCTTGCCTTATTGAAAGGAGCAGAGCAGTAA
- the gpmI gene encoding 2,3-bisphosphoglycerate-independent phosphoglycerate mutase: MNRPKPVALVILDGFAMRKETYGNAVAQANKPNFDRFWNKYPNTLLEASGEAVGLPEGQMGNSEVGHLNLGAGRVVYQDLTRVTKEIREGHFFENETFLGAMRHVKEKDTKLHLYGLLSDGGVHSHIRHLFALLELAKKQQIEKVYIHAFLDGRDVSPDSATRYVQEAQMKMQELGVGQFATVQGRYYAMDRDKRWERTEKSYRAMVYGEGPAYVDPLRAVQESHEKSIFDEFVMPTVITDEQGQPNGLVEDEDAVIFFNFRPDRAIQLSQVFTNEDFRGFDRGEKAPKDLYFVCLTKFSESVQGFVAYKPTNLDNTLGEVLCQEGLKQLRIAETEKYPHVTFFFSGGREAEFEGETRVLIPSPKDVATYDLKPEMSAQGITDALIHELDKDIHDVVILNFANCDMVGHSGRMEPTIQAVETVDRCMGMVVDAILAKGGVALITADHGNADLMLDPNGNPITSHSTYPVPFIVTKDGVELRKDGVLADISPTILKLLGVEQPKEMTGKSLY, from the coding sequence ATGAATAGACCCAAACCTGTTGCCTTAGTCATTTTAGATGGCTTTGCTATGCGAAAAGAAACCTATGGGAACGCTGTTGCCCAGGCAAACAAGCCGAACTTTGACCGTTTTTGGAACAAGTATCCGAACACCCTGCTGGAAGCCAGTGGGGAAGCGGTCGGATTGCCAGAAGGACAGATGGGGAATTCCGAAGTCGGGCATCTCAATCTGGGAGCTGGAAGAGTGGTGTATCAGGATTTAACCAGAGTGACGAAGGAAATTCGGGAAGGTCACTTCTTTGAGAATGAGACTTTTCTTGGAGCGATGCGTCATGTGAAAGAAAAAGACACCAAGCTTCACCTTTATGGTCTCCTGTCTGATGGCGGGGTTCATAGCCATATTCGCCATCTCTTTGCCTTGTTGGAGCTAGCGAAGAAACAGCAGATCGAGAAAGTATACATACATGCCTTCTTAGATGGACGAGATGTATCGCCAGATAGTGCGACTCGCTATGTTCAGGAAGCCCAGATGAAAATGCAGGAACTCGGTGTAGGACAGTTTGCTACGGTTCAAGGGCGTTATTATGCGATGGATCGGGACAAGCGCTGGGAGCGTACGGAGAAATCTTACCGGGCTATGGTGTATGGAGAAGGACCTGCCTATGTGGATCCTCTTCGTGCCGTCCAAGAGTCCCATGAGAAGAGCATCTTCGATGAATTTGTCATGCCTACTGTTATTACAGACGAGCAAGGCCAGCCGAATGGGCTAGTAGAAGACGAAGATGCTGTCATCTTCTTTAACTTCCGCCCAGACCGGGCCATCCAGTTGTCTCAGGTGTTTACCAATGAGGATTTCCGCGGGTTTGATCGCGGAGAGAAGGCACCAAAGGATCTTTATTTCGTCTGTTTGACGAAGTTCAGTGAATCGGTTCAAGGGTTTGTAGCGTACAAGCCTACGAATCTAGACAATACGTTGGGAGAAGTTCTTTGCCAAGAGGGGCTAAAACAGTTGCGTATTGCTGAGACGGAAAAGTACCCTCATGTCACGTTTTTCTTTAGCGGGGGTCGCGAAGCTGAATTCGAGGGAGAAACCAGGGTTCTTATCCCTTCCCCTAAGGATGTTGCGACCTATGACCTGAAGCCAGAGATGAGTGCACAAGGGATTACAGATGCCTTAATCCATGAATTAGATAAGGATATTCATGATGTGGTCATCCTCAACTTCGCAAACTGCGACATGGTAGGTCACTCCGGAAGAATGGAACCGACCATTCAAGCCGTGGAAACCGTAGACCGCTGCATGGGAATGGTGGTCGATGCCATCCTTGCGAAGGGGGGAGTTGCCCTGATTACGGCCGACCATGGGAATGCCGATCTCATGCTGGATCCGAATGGAAATCCGATCACATCCCATAGTACGTATCCTGTTCCATTCATTGTTACCAAAGATGGTGTAGAACTTCGAAAAGACGGTGTCCTAGCCGACATTTCTCCAACCATACTGAAGTTGTTAGGTGTGGAACAGCCGAAAGAAATGACCGGAAAGTCCCTATATTAA
- the eno gene encoding phosphopyruvate hydratase: MTIISDVYAREVLDSRGNPTVEVEVYLESGAFGRAMVPSGASTGAYEAVELRDGDKSRYLGKGVLQAVDNVNEIIAPEIIGLDALDQVGIDQLMIDLDGTPNKSKLGANAILGVSMAIAHAAANELNVPLYVYLGGFNAKQLPVPMMNILNGGEHADNNVDIQEFMVMPVGAESFSQALRMGAEIFHQLKSVLKEKGLNTAVGDEGGFAPNLGSNEEAITTILEAVKQAGYEPGKDIFLALDVAATEMYKDGSYHLEGEGVTKTTAEMVDYLASLADKYPIISIEDGLSEDDWDGWKMLTDRIGSKVQLVGDDLFVTNTERLSRGIESSTANSILIKVNQIGTLTETFDAIEMAKRAGYTAVISHRSGETEDATIADIAVATNAGQIKTGAPSRTDRVAKYNQLLRIEDELGPVSQYGGRKSFYNLKG; this comes from the coding sequence ATGACAATTATTTCTGATGTTTATGCTAGAGAGGTATTGGATTCTCGTGGTAACCCTACGGTTGAAGTTGAAGTCTATTTAGAATCAGGTGCATTTGGCCGTGCAATGGTGCCATCCGGTGCTTCTACAGGGGCGTATGAAGCGGTTGAGCTTCGTGATGGAGATAAGTCTCGCTATTTAGGTAAAGGTGTCCTTCAAGCGGTTGACAACGTAAATGAAATTATTGCCCCAGAAATTATTGGATTAGACGCCCTAGATCAAGTGGGAATCGATCAGTTGATGATTGATTTGGATGGAACGCCGAATAAGAGCAAATTAGGAGCCAATGCTATTCTTGGTGTTTCCATGGCGATTGCTCATGCTGCTGCTAACGAATTAAACGTTCCTCTTTATGTTTACCTTGGCGGATTCAACGCGAAGCAGCTTCCTGTTCCGATGATGAACATCTTAAATGGGGGAGAACATGCGGATAATAACGTAGATATCCAAGAGTTTATGGTGATGCCAGTGGGTGCAGAGAGCTTCTCTCAAGCTCTTCGCATGGGCGCAGAGATCTTCCACCAGCTGAAATCCGTACTGAAGGAAAAAGGTTTAAATACAGCGGTTGGAGATGAAGGTGGATTTGCACCTAATCTAGGCTCCAATGAAGAAGCCATCACCACCATCCTAGAAGCTGTGAAGCAAGCTGGCTACGAGCCAGGTAAAGATATCTTCCTTGCTCTTGACGTGGCAGCAACCGAAATGTATAAGGATGGATCTTACCACTTAGAAGGTGAAGGAGTCACGAAGACGACAGCTGAGATGGTTGATTATCTTGCTTCACTTGCTGATAAGTATCCTATCATTTCTATCGAGGATGGCTTGTCCGAGGATGATTGGGATGGTTGGAAGATGCTTACGGATCGTATCGGTTCCAAAGTACAGCTTGTTGGAGACGACTTGTTTGTAACCAACACGGAAAGATTATCCCGTGGTATCGAAAGCTCTACTGCCAACTCTATCTTAATTAAAGTAAACCAAATCGGAACATTGACCGAAACCTTCGACGCAATCGAAATGGCGAAGCGTGCAGGGTACACGGCTGTTATTTCTCACCGTTCTGGAGAAACAGAAGATGCGACGATTGCGGATATTGCAGTAGCTACGAATGCTGGACAAATCAAGACCGGTGCACCTTCTCGTACGGATCGTGTGGCGAAGTACAACCAATTGCTTCGCATTGAGGATGAATTAGGACCTGTCAGCCAATATGGCGGAAGAAAGTCCTTCTATAACCTTAAGGGTTAG
- the secG gene encoding preprotein translocase subunit SecG — MAFFLKVLLVIFCIGLIVVVLLQSGKSAGLSGAIAGGAEQMMGKQKARGIDAVLNKITIVLAVGFMVLSIAVAFFTRGAV; from the coding sequence ATGGCATTCTTTCTTAAAGTCTTACTTGTAATCTTTTGCATTGGATTAATTGTTGTTGTCTTGCTTCAATCCGGTAAGAGTGCTGGTTTATCCGGTGCGATTGCAGGGGGAGCAGAACAAATGATGGGTAAGCAGAAAGCGAGAGGCATTGACGCGGTATTGAATAAGATTACCATCGTATTGGCTGTCGGATTTATGGTTTTATCCATCGCTGTAGCTTTCTTTACAAGAGGTGCAGTGTAA
- a CDS encoding carboxylesterase: MTGCLLLHGFTGSPYEVEPLADHLRKHGWKISMPTLPGHGHLKEDMKKVTWKDWIQKAEEELRLLLKECSVVYVVGFSMGGMIAAYLSTKYPVTKLVLLNACVYYINPGQMFSHMAEAIKSNFTADSKDLMKRYMQKSLSTPVRAVVHFRRLVKVLKPELAKVTVPTLILQGECDDLVEPRSAHYIYQSIQSTSKEIHFLPQSKHILCHDCESDQVVSLVEEFLTREPEGADIRV, translated from the coding sequence ATGACAGGTTGTTTACTTCTTCATGGCTTTACGGGCAGCCCCTATGAAGTTGAACCACTCGCTGATCATCTGAGAAAGCATGGATGGAAAATTTCGATGCCTACGTTACCCGGACACGGTCATCTTAAGGAAGACATGAAGAAAGTGACATGGAAGGACTGGATCCAGAAAGCAGAAGAAGAGCTTCGTTTGTTGCTCAAGGAATGCTCTGTCGTCTATGTGGTCGGTTTTTCGATGGGAGGCATGATTGCCGCCTATCTTTCAACTAAATATCCTGTAACAAAATTAGTGCTCCTCAATGCCTGCGTTTATTATATAAATCCAGGTCAGATGTTCTCTCATATGGCGGAAGCCATCAAGTCAAATTTCACAGCCGATTCTAAGGATCTGATGAAGCGTTATATGCAAAAGTCACTCTCGACCCCCGTTCGCGCGGTCGTTCATTTTCGGCGGTTGGTAAAAGTTCTGAAGCCCGAGTTGGCGAAGGTCACCGTACCAACTCTAATCCTTCAAGGGGAATGCGATGATTTAGTTGAGCCAAGAAGTGCTCATTACATCTACCAGAGTATTCAATCCACAAGCAAAGAAATTCACTTTTTACCACAATCGAAGCATATTCTTTGTCATGATTGCGAGAGCGATCAGGTTGTCTCCTTAGTAGAGGAGTTTCTCACAAGGGAACCGGAGGGAGCCGATATTCGTGTCTGA
- a CDS encoding carboxylesterase: MSEVRSIYHKGHNGRGILLLHGFTGTTLEMKPVAEFFRGSGYAISAPLLAGHGTSPEHLKKTTWREWLYSAEEGYHQLLASGNRVIYAIGLSMGGILALKLAQRYEFRAMATLSSPIVVRDTRMKYARYAKWILPYVPGTREKKAPHIEKYLVPYSKTPLASVYSLYQLIEEVKGELPQIKTPIFIAQSGQDETVDPASADYIYDEIGSNYKKLIHYPLSSHIITLDHDRHQLFMDVAKFFEEVTWSVEGR, from the coding sequence GTGTCTGAAGTTCGATCTATTTACCATAAAGGACATAACGGCCGAGGGATCTTGCTTCTGCATGGGTTCACCGGGACCACTTTGGAGATGAAGCCTGTAGCTGAATTCTTTAGAGGGAGCGGATATGCGATTTCCGCTCCTCTTTTAGCTGGACATGGGACGTCTCCCGAACACTTAAAAAAGACAACCTGGAGAGAATGGCTTTATTCTGCTGAGGAGGGATATCATCAGCTTCTAGCCTCTGGGAATCGAGTGATTTACGCTATTGGTTTATCGATGGGAGGAATCCTCGCCTTGAAGCTTGCCCAGCGTTATGAATTTCGGGCGATGGCGACCTTGAGCTCACCGATCGTTGTTCGGGATACAAGGATGAAGTACGCTCGCTATGCGAAGTGGATTCTCCCCTACGTACCAGGCACTCGAGAGAAAAAGGCGCCACACATTGAAAAGTACCTTGTGCCTTACTCAAAGACACCGCTCGCCTCGGTATATAGTCTGTATCAGCTGATAGAAGAGGTAAAAGGAGAGCTGCCTCAGATCAAGACGCCTATTTTCATCGCCCAGAGCGGGCAAGATGAAACGGTTGATCCTGCAAGTGCTGATTATATCTATGATGAAATTGGGTCAAACTATAAGAAACTCATTCATTATCCTCTTTCTAGCCATATCATTACACTAGATCATGACAGACATCAGTTATTTATGGACGTAGCGAAGTTTTTTGAAGAGGTAACTTGGAGCGTAGAGGGGAGATAA